Proteins encoded within one genomic window of Kibdelosporangium phytohabitans:
- a CDS encoding FecCD family ABC transporter permease gives MSARSSIRVAGLSLRYSPRAFATSALLGVLVVVLVGYALTVGKFTIPVGQVLSMLTGTPGPQGVDYVFRAVRMPRVLTGVLVGIMFGVAGDIIQSLSRNPLGSPDVLGFGGGAATGALLQILVFGGGAAAVAGSAIAGAFATAILVYVIAYRRGVVSYRLVLAGIGIAALLAAVNRYLLISADLNEAYRAAVWLTGSLLDRTWDHVTIATVAAAVLIPAAFVLSTRLTLLEMGDDTSAGLGVTPERSRAALFVIAVGLTGAAVASAGPIAFVALAAPHIARRLVNAAGPSLAASGLVGAVLLLGADLACQQVFPTGDLPAGVATGALGGLYLAIVLGTRWRRAVR, from the coding sequence ATGAGCGCACGCAGCAGCATCCGGGTCGCCGGTCTCTCGCTGCGCTACTCCCCTCGCGCGTTCGCCACGTCGGCGCTGCTCGGTGTTCTGGTGGTGGTGCTCGTCGGGTACGCGCTGACCGTCGGCAAGTTCACCATCCCGGTCGGGCAAGTGCTGTCGATGCTGACGGGAACCCCTGGGCCGCAAGGCGTCGACTACGTGTTCCGGGCGGTCCGGATGCCCCGGGTGCTGACCGGGGTGCTGGTCGGCATCATGTTCGGCGTCGCCGGGGACATCATCCAAAGCCTGTCCCGCAACCCCCTGGGCAGCCCGGACGTGCTCGGTTTCGGCGGTGGCGCCGCGACCGGCGCGCTCCTGCAGATCCTGGTGTTCGGCGGCGGTGCCGCCGCGGTCGCGGGCAGCGCCATCGCCGGAGCGTTCGCCACGGCGATCCTGGTCTACGTCATCGCCTACCGCCGCGGTGTCGTGAGCTACCGGCTCGTCCTCGCCGGGATCGGCATCGCCGCGCTGCTGGCCGCGGTCAACCGGTACCTGCTGATCAGCGCCGACCTGAACGAGGCCTACCGCGCCGCGGTGTGGCTGACCGGCAGCCTGCTCGACCGGACGTGGGACCACGTCACCATCGCCACGGTCGCGGCGGCGGTGCTGATCCCGGCGGCGTTCGTGCTGTCCACGCGGCTGACCCTGCTGGAGATGGGCGACGACACCAGCGCGGGTCTCGGTGTCACGCCCGAGCGCAGCAGGGCGGCGCTGTTCGTGATCGCCGTCGGCCTGACAGGCGCGGCGGTGGCCAGCGCCGGGCCGATCGCGTTCGTCGCGCTCGCCGCGCCGCACATCGCCCGGCGGCTGGTCAACGCCGCCGGTCCCAGCCTCGCCGCGTCGGGACTGGTCGGCGCGGTCCTGCTGCTCGGTGCGGATCTGGCGTGCCAGCAGGTGTTCCCGACCGGTGACCTGCCCGCGGGCGTGGCCACCGGCGCGCTCGGCGGCCTGTACCTGGCTATCGTGCTCGGTACCCGGTGGCGCAGGGCGGTCCGCTAG
- a CDS encoding FecCD family ABC transporter permease, producing MTYLLLAVLGVLGAVAVGSLLVGSQPVGIGQALRVLLSDDRSDAAVIVHDLRMPRTVLGICAGIALGLAGALTQSLTRNPIADPGILGVNAGAAFGVLVAVVGFGIGQFTGYVWFAFAGAAISTTLVYLIGNTGPPTTAPVRLVLAGTAVGAALVACTEGIVFLDPKAFDEYRFWIVGDVAKPELSVTGQLLPFLAAGTVLALLLGPPLNALALGDDLGGGLGVRIARTRILTGIAVLLLAGAATAAAGPIAFVGLAAPHIARVFTRADQRWLLPFAAVIGAVLVLLADILGRVVLPSGELRVSIMTAIVGAPFFVFLVRRKRAVA from the coding sequence ATGACGTACCTGCTGCTGGCGGTGCTCGGCGTTCTCGGGGCCGTCGCGGTCGGGAGCCTGCTTGTCGGCTCACAGCCGGTCGGTATCGGCCAGGCGCTGCGTGTGCTGTTGTCCGACGACCGCAGCGACGCGGCCGTGATCGTGCACGACCTGCGGATGCCCCGCACGGTCCTCGGGATCTGCGCCGGCATCGCACTCGGGCTCGCCGGTGCGCTGACGCAGTCGTTGACGCGCAACCCGATCGCGGACCCGGGCATCCTCGGCGTCAACGCCGGTGCGGCGTTCGGTGTGCTGGTCGCCGTGGTCGGGTTCGGCATCGGCCAGTTCACCGGGTACGTCTGGTTCGCGTTCGCGGGCGCGGCGATCAGCACCACGCTGGTCTACCTGATCGGCAACACCGGCCCACCGACGACAGCGCCCGTCCGGCTGGTGCTCGCCGGGACGGCGGTCGGCGCGGCGCTGGTCGCGTGCACCGAGGGCATCGTGTTCCTCGACCCCAAGGCCTTCGACGAGTACCGGTTCTGGATCGTCGGTGACGTCGCCAAGCCGGAGCTGTCGGTCACCGGCCAGCTCCTGCCCTTCCTCGCCGCCGGGACCGTGCTGGCGCTGCTGCTCGGGCCACCGTTGAACGCGCTCGCGCTCGGCGACGACCTCGGCGGCGGGCTCGGTGTCCGGATCGCCAGGACGCGGATCCTGACCGGGATCGCGGTGCTGCTGCTCGCGGGCGCGGCGACGGCCGCCGCCGGGCCGATCGCGTTCGTCGGGCTCGCCGCGCCGCACATCGCCAGGGTCTTCACCAGAGCCGACCAGCGCTGGCTGCTGCCGTTCGCCGCGGTCATCGGCGCGGTACTGGTGCTGCTGGCCGATATCCTCGGCCGCGTGGTGCTGCCGTCCGGCGAGCTGCGGGTGTCGATCATGACGGCGATCGTCGGCGCGCCCTTCTTCGTGTTCCTCGTGCGCCGCAAGCGGGCCGTCGCATGA
- a CDS encoding FAD-dependent oxidoreductase: MIQERVFVNRSLRVAVVGAGPAGIYAADFLTKSGTEVDVDIFERMPAPFGLIRYGVAPDHPRIKGIVDALHRVLGKPGVRLFGNVHYGMDLKLDDLRQHYDAVVFATGAVDDRPLDIPGIHLDGSYGAANFVSWYDGNPHVARTWPLHAGSVAVIGAGNVALDIARVLAKSAEEMLSTEIPDNVFAGLLGSAVTDVHVFGRRGPAQAKFTPLELRELDHSSTFEVVVDPEDIEFDDGSMTAIRGSKQVDMVVKTLQEWAIRDRRPHRRRLHLHFFHSPVEVLGDNGVVTGLRTERTELTGDGNVRGTGRYHDWDVQAVYRAVGYLPSHLADLPFDHDAGVVPHESGRVLGIDDNQLEGVYVTGWVKRGPIGLIGHTKGCAAETINSLLTDAPTLPSAPHRHPGAIEDLLSARGIDHTTWNGWLRLDEHERGLGRERGRERIKVVEHEDMVRVSRG; the protein is encoded by the coding sequence ATGATCCAGGAGAGGGTGTTCGTGAACCGTTCACTACGGGTGGCCGTCGTCGGCGCCGGGCCCGCCGGTATCTACGCGGCCGACTTCCTGACCAAGTCCGGCACCGAGGTCGACGTCGACATCTTCGAGCGGATGCCCGCACCGTTCGGCCTCATCAGGTACGGCGTCGCGCCCGACCACCCGCGCATCAAGGGCATCGTCGACGCGCTGCACCGCGTACTCGGCAAGCCCGGTGTCCGGCTGTTCGGCAACGTCCACTACGGCATGGACCTCAAGCTCGACGACCTCCGCCAGCACTACGACGCGGTCGTCTTCGCCACCGGTGCGGTCGACGACCGGCCGCTCGACATCCCCGGCATCCACCTCGACGGCAGCTACGGCGCCGCGAACTTCGTGTCCTGGTACGACGGGAATCCCCACGTGGCACGCACGTGGCCGCTGCACGCCGGCAGCGTCGCCGTCATCGGAGCCGGCAACGTCGCGCTCGACATCGCCCGGGTGCTGGCGAAGTCCGCCGAGGAGATGCTGTCCACCGAGATCCCCGACAACGTCTTCGCCGGCCTGCTCGGCAGCGCCGTCACCGACGTCCACGTCTTCGGCAGGCGCGGTCCGGCCCAGGCCAAGTTCACGCCGCTGGAACTGCGGGAACTGGACCACTCCAGCACCTTCGAGGTCGTCGTCGACCCGGAGGACATCGAGTTCGACGACGGCTCGATGACGGCCATCCGCGGCTCGAAACAGGTCGACATGGTGGTGAAGACGTTGCAGGAGTGGGCGATCCGCGACCGCCGCCCGCACCGCAGGCGGCTGCACCTGCACTTCTTCCACTCCCCCGTCGAGGTGCTCGGCGACAACGGCGTGGTCACCGGCCTGCGCACCGAGCGCACGGAACTCACCGGCGACGGCAACGTCCGCGGGACGGGCCGCTACCACGACTGGGACGTCCAGGCGGTCTACCGCGCGGTCGGCTACCTGCCGTCGCACCTCGCCGACCTGCCCTTCGACCACGACGCCGGGGTCGTGCCGCACGAGTCCGGCCGGGTGCTGGGCATCGACGACAACCAGCTCGAAGGCGTCTACGTCACCGGGTGGGTCAAGCGCGGCCCGATCGGCCTGATCGGACACACCAAGGGATGCGCGGCCGAGACGATCAACAGCCTGCTCACCGACGCGCCGACCCTGCCCAGTGCGCCGCACCGGCACCCCGGCGCCATCGAGGACCTCCTCTCGGCCCGCGGGATCGACCACACCACCTGGAACGGCTGGCTGCGTCTCGACGAACACGAGCGTGGCCTCGGCCGGGAACGCGGCCGTGAGCGGATAAAGGTCGTCGAGCACGAGGACATGGTGCGCGTTTCACGCGGCTAA
- a CDS encoding phosphotransferase family protein — translation MLTPPDTVTDDAVLGAVRKYWLDDAETATHLPVGFGAHHWKVTGSRQLFVTLDGLAPRHTDESLEGAYAGAAALAKAGMSAVWPSLPATTGTFTVRLGEQALSAADWLDGVTPTEDQAAEPEHLREVIAALEVLHGSTPPPGIPVWKPRVGAGFPQLTAQAVSEPWTAGPLGEQARTAIAARLDDIAHWTARYLDLAGRAQRQRHTWAATHGEPHNDNQVRSAQRLYFVDWESLALAPRERDLVDLAGSVDADPAMIELFRLDWRLSEIAEYTTWFTRAHTGDVDDVTALDGLHEELRADD, via the coding sequence ATGCTCACCCCGCCGGACACGGTCACCGACGACGCCGTCCTCGGCGCCGTCCGCAAGTACTGGCTCGACGACGCCGAGACCGCGACCCACCTGCCCGTCGGCTTCGGCGCACACCATTGGAAGGTCACCGGCAGCAGGCAGCTGTTCGTGACGCTGGACGGGCTGGCGCCCAGGCACACCGACGAGTCGCTGGAAGGCGCGTACGCCGGTGCGGCCGCGCTGGCCAAGGCGGGGATGTCCGCGGTCTGGCCGTCCCTGCCCGCCACGACCGGCACGTTCACGGTCCGTCTCGGTGAACAGGCGCTCAGCGCGGCCGACTGGCTGGACGGCGTCACACCGACCGAGGACCAAGCGGCCGAACCGGAGCATCTCCGTGAGGTGATCGCGGCGCTGGAGGTGTTGCACGGCAGCACACCGCCACCCGGTATCCCCGTCTGGAAACCGCGTGTCGGCGCCGGCTTCCCGCAGCTGACGGCGCAGGCCGTGAGCGAGCCGTGGACAGCGGGGCCGCTGGGCGAGCAGGCCAGGACCGCCATCGCCGCGCGTCTCGACGACATCGCCCACTGGACCGCGCGCTACCTCGACCTGGCCGGGCGGGCGCAGCGACAACGCCACACCTGGGCGGCCACCCACGGCGAACCGCACAACGACAACCAGGTCCGTAGCGCGCAGCGGCTGTACTTCGTCGACTGGGAGTCGCTCGCACTCGCGCCGCGTGAGCGCGACCTCGTCGACCTGGCCGGGTCCGTCGACGCCGACCCGGCGATGATCGAGCTGTTCCGGCTCGACTGGCGCCTGTCGGAGATCGCCGAGTACACGACCTGGTTCACTCGTGCGCACACCGGTGACGTCGACGACGTCACCGCACTGGACGGGCTGCACGAGGAGCTGCGGGCCGACGACTGA
- a CDS encoding LysR family transcriptional regulator, whose protein sequence is MDLLQLRYFQAVARREHISQAAEELRVAQPSVSRTIARLEKELGVPLFDRQGRQVRLNSFGTAFLRRVDRALGELDEARRELADAAGLEHGRVVVAAETLLTVTPLVARLRAEYPGVDVRLFQSNADTMVRQLGDREVDLCFASQPLTGPLLRSAELLREKVLLAVPATHPFAAGDRVGVADLAGEPFVTSRAGYWPRALLERIFAGTGSRPVIACECDELGTSADLISAGLGVGLVPEMSRGAPTPTQGPVVWVELDAPGCERVLSLVWRADTYLPAAAQKLRELAHVMLSRL, encoded by the coding sequence ATGGACCTGCTGCAGCTGCGGTACTTCCAGGCCGTTGCCCGGCGGGAGCACATCAGCCAGGCGGCCGAGGAGCTGCGCGTCGCCCAGCCGTCGGTGAGCCGGACGATCGCGCGGCTGGAGAAGGAACTCGGCGTCCCGCTGTTCGACCGCCAGGGCCGCCAGGTGCGGCTCAACTCGTTCGGCACGGCGTTCCTGCGACGGGTCGACCGGGCGCTCGGTGAGCTTGACGAGGCACGCCGCGAACTGGCCGACGCCGCCGGCCTCGAGCACGGCCGGGTCGTCGTCGCGGCGGAGACCCTGCTGACGGTCACTCCGCTGGTGGCGCGGTTGCGCGCGGAGTATCCCGGAGTCGACGTCCGCCTGTTCCAGTCCAACGCCGACACCATGGTGCGTCAGCTCGGCGATCGGGAAGTCGACCTGTGCTTCGCCTCCCAGCCGCTCACCGGTCCGCTGCTGCGGTCGGCCGAACTGTTGCGCGAGAAGGTGTTGCTCGCTGTCCCGGCGACGCATCCGTTCGCGGCCGGTGACCGGGTCGGGGTGGCGGACCTGGCCGGGGAGCCGTTCGTGACCTCGCGGGCCGGGTACTGGCCGAGGGCCCTGCTGGAGCGGATCTTCGCGGGCACCGGGTCGCGTCCGGTGATCGCCTGCGAGTGCGACGAGCTGGGCACGTCGGCGGACCTGATCAGTGCCGGGCTCGGCGTCGGGCTCGTGCCGGAGATGTCCCGCGGGGCGCCGACGCCGACTCAGGGGCCTGTGGTGTGGGTCGAGCTCGACGCACCCGGTTGTGAACGCGTGTTGAGCCTGGTGTGGCGCGCGGACACCTACCTGCCCGCGGCGGCGCAGAAGCTGCGCGAACTGGCCCACGTCATGCTCTCCAGGCTATGA
- a CDS encoding cytochrome ubiquinol oxidase subunit I — MDVVDLARLQFAGTTSIHWLFVILTLGLVPLVAVTHTAAVLSRDQARKAVLLKATRFWGQLYVVNYALGIVTGLVMEFQFGLGWSGLGKFAGNVIGAPIALETLVAFFAESTFLGMWIFGWGRLRPAVHATLIWLVALTAYASAYFILVANGFMQHPVGYGARDGTAYLTDLAAVMTNPSALLALTHITAAALMTGAMFVAGVSAYRFLKGDREFFQGWLRWGTVAAAVLSIAVYEVGALQYPLLGTTQPAKLAALESNGVVAQAHDIMLYIGYSINTITVLAAILVFFKRMVRWIAWSAIVTVPLPFVASLGGWLFREIGRQPWIVYGELTVDQAVSHVSAATMWTSLVAFLAVLVALAVANWWLIARFVRRGPDGVHIGREEQLS; from the coding sequence ATGGACGTTGTGGACCTAGCCCGGTTGCAGTTCGCGGGAACGACCAGCATCCACTGGCTGTTCGTCATCCTGACGCTGGGGCTGGTCCCCCTCGTGGCGGTCACGCACACAGCGGCGGTGCTCAGCCGTGACCAGGCCCGCAAAGCCGTGCTGCTGAAGGCGACCCGCTTCTGGGGCCAGCTCTACGTGGTGAACTACGCGCTGGGCATCGTCACCGGGCTCGTCATGGAGTTCCAGTTCGGGCTGGGCTGGAGCGGCCTCGGCAAGTTCGCCGGCAACGTCATCGGCGCCCCGATCGCGCTGGAAACCCTCGTCGCGTTCTTCGCCGAGTCCACTTTCCTCGGGATGTGGATCTTCGGGTGGGGGCGTCTGCGGCCCGCGGTGCACGCCACGCTGATCTGGCTGGTCGCGCTGACCGCGTACGCCTCGGCTTACTTCATCCTGGTGGCCAACGGCTTCATGCAGCACCCCGTCGGTTACGGGGCACGCGACGGGACGGCCTACTTGACCGACCTCGCCGCGGTGATGACCAATCCCAGCGCGTTGCTCGCCCTCACGCACATAACCGCGGCCGCGTTGATGACCGGAGCGATGTTCGTGGCGGGCGTCAGTGCGTACCGTTTCCTCAAGGGAGATCGAGAGTTCTTCCAAGGATGGCTGCGGTGGGGCACGGTTGCCGCCGCGGTGCTGAGCATCGCGGTGTACGAGGTGGGCGCGCTGCAGTATCCGTTGCTGGGCACGACACAACCGGCGAAGCTCGCCGCGCTCGAAAGCAACGGCGTCGTCGCGCAGGCGCACGACATCATGCTGTACATCGGCTACAGCATCAACACCATCACGGTGCTCGCGGCGATTCTGGTGTTCTTCAAGCGGATGGTGCGGTGGATCGCGTGGTCGGCGATCGTGACCGTCCCGCTTCCGTTCGTCGCTTCCCTTGGCGGATGGCTGTTTCGTGAGATCGGCCGCCAGCCTTGGATCGTGTACGGCGAACTCACCGTCGACCAAGCCGTTTCCCACGTGAGCGCCGCGACGATGTGGACCTCGCTCGTCGCTTTCCTCGCCGTCCTGGTGGCTTTGGCCGTCGCCAACTGGTGGCTGATCGCGCGGTTCGTGCGACGCGGGCCCGACGGTGTGCACATCGGCCGAGAGGAGCAGTTGTCGTGA
- the cydB gene encoding cytochrome d ubiquinol oxidase subunit II, giving the protein MSLEMVWLVLMGLVLGAYFVLGGYDYGTQILYPLVGRDERGRRVVRAALGPFFFGNEVWLIAFTGVLFGAFPMLEGTLISGLYPLFLLLLLGLVVGKAAVQLRGLVRNARAWDGLIVAGGLIAATSWGLVIGALLNGVPYGTDGVVTLDWSDVVNPFVVMAGVSNVILLCAHGAVFLTLRVSGDIVERAGKLARPLLLAAIASVAVTAALSGGTAVTQPTAALLVVAVLVVALTAAVFLAARDRSGWAFVATSLSALLPVPLVGLGLYPYFLVSAEGGMTIAQGAADQATLVTLLPFGLALVPVIVAYQAWSWWLFRGRVSPATPTYF; this is encoded by the coding sequence GTGAGCCTGGAGATGGTGTGGCTGGTCCTGATGGGACTGGTCCTCGGCGCATACTTCGTGCTGGGGGGTTACGACTACGGTACGCAGATCCTGTACCCGCTCGTCGGCCGCGATGAACGTGGCCGGCGTGTGGTGCGGGCGGCGCTCGGCCCGTTCTTCTTCGGCAACGAGGTGTGGCTGATCGCCTTCACCGGGGTGTTGTTCGGCGCGTTCCCGATGCTGGAGGGCACGCTCATCTCCGGCCTGTACCCGTTGTTCCTGCTGCTGTTGCTGGGACTGGTCGTCGGCAAGGCCGCGGTGCAGCTGCGCGGGCTCGTGCGGAACGCCAGGGCGTGGGACGGCCTGATCGTGGCCGGTGGGCTGATCGCGGCGACGAGCTGGGGCCTGGTGATCGGTGCGCTGCTCAACGGAGTCCCTTATGGGACGGACGGTGTCGTCACGTTGGACTGGTCGGACGTGGTGAACCCGTTCGTGGTGATGGCCGGTGTGAGCAACGTGATTTTGCTGTGTGCGCACGGCGCGGTGTTCCTGACGCTGCGCGTCAGCGGTGACATCGTGGAGCGGGCCGGAAAACTCGCACGGCCGCTGCTGCTGGCGGCAATCGCGTCCGTGGCGGTGACCGCGGCGTTGAGTGGCGGCACGGCGGTGACTCAGCCGACGGCCGCGCTCCTGGTGGTCGCGGTGCTTGTCGTCGCGCTGACGGCAGCGGTGTTCCTCGCTGCCCGTGATCGTTCCGGGTGGGCGTTCGTGGCCACGTCATTGTCGGCGCTGTTGCCTGTGCCGCTGGTCGGACTCGGTCTGTACCCGTACTTCCTGGTGTCCGCCGAGGGCGGGATGACCATCGCTCAGGGCGCGGCCGATCAGGCCACGCTGGTGACGCTGCTGCCGTTCGGGCTCGCCCTGGTACCGGTGATCGTCGCCTACCAGGCCTGGAGCTGGTGGCTGTTCCGTGGTCGCGTCAGCCCGGCCACACCCACCTACTTCTGA
- the cydD gene encoding thiol reductant ABC exporter subunit CydD: MKATQRRLTREVPAIRRHMVVTGLLTTATATCVVLQASLLARVLSGAVVSLMFGLAGVVVARAVLAWAQQVLAQRAAATVKAELRGRVLDHVRHLGPLQAGRERHGELATTVTRGLDALDPYFTGYLPKTVGAAVVPPLVIACLAVTDWVSAVVVVVTLPLIPVFGALVGLHTRKRTERQWALLSRLGGHFLDVVAGLPTLRAFGRARHEIGVVRRMSDDHRRATMRTLRVAFLSSLVLEWVATLSVALVAVPVGLRLLSGSVDLETALTVLLLAPEAYLPLRAAGSAFHDSAEGVAVADQVFAALDDVAPPRRTGTGAVPDVRTSDLVFDRVTVRYPDRDVPAVTGVSMEVRAGECVGLIGPSGAGKSTLLAVLLGFVEPESGRVLVGGHDLADLPVDAWREQVAWVPQKPHLFAVSVADNIRLGRPCAPIEDVVAAARAASADEFVTRLTDGYDTILGENGTGLSMGQRQRIAIARAFLRDAPILLLDEATAHLDPASEAAVAAASARLMAGRTTLVIAHRPALLDHVDRVVEVHSGRVAGRTRSTV; encoded by the coding sequence ATGAAAGCGACACAACGCAGGCTGACACGTGAAGTACCCGCCATCCGACGGCACATGGTCGTGACCGGGCTGTTGACGACCGCGACCGCGACGTGCGTCGTGCTCCAGGCGAGCCTGCTGGCACGGGTCTTGTCCGGCGCGGTGGTATCGCTGATGTTCGGGTTGGCGGGGGTGGTGGTCGCGCGTGCTGTACTGGCTTGGGCGCAGCAGGTGCTCGCCCAGCGCGCCGCCGCCACGGTCAAAGCCGAGCTGCGCGGCCGGGTACTCGACCACGTCCGGCATCTGGGGCCGTTGCAGGCAGGACGGGAGCGGCACGGGGAACTGGCCACGACGGTCACCCGCGGACTCGACGCACTCGACCCGTACTTCACCGGCTACCTGCCCAAGACCGTGGGCGCCGCGGTTGTGCCGCCGCTGGTGATCGCCTGTCTCGCGGTCACGGACTGGGTCTCGGCCGTGGTCGTCGTGGTGACGTTGCCACTGATACCCGTGTTCGGAGCGTTGGTCGGGTTGCACACCCGTAAGCGGACCGAACGCCAGTGGGCGTTGCTGTCACGGCTTGGCGGTCATTTCCTCGATGTTGTCGCGGGCTTGCCGACGCTGCGGGCGTTCGGCAGAGCACGTCACGAAATCGGTGTGGTGCGCCGGATGTCGGACGACCACCGGCGCGCGACCATGCGCACCCTTCGCGTGGCGTTCCTGTCCTCGCTTGTCCTGGAATGGGTGGCCACGCTGTCGGTCGCGCTGGTGGCGGTACCGGTGGGTTTGCGGTTGCTGAGCGGGAGCGTGGACCTGGAGACAGCGCTGACGGTGCTTCTCCTCGCACCAGAGGCCTATTTGCCGTTGCGCGCGGCCGGTTCGGCGTTCCACGACAGCGCGGAGGGAGTCGCCGTGGCCGACCAGGTGTTCGCCGCGCTCGACGACGTTGCGCCGCCCCGGCGAACCGGGACTGGTGCCGTGCCGGATGTACGCACCAGTGACCTGGTGTTCGACCGCGTCACTGTGCGGTACCCGGATCGGGACGTGCCGGCGGTCACGGGGGTATCGATGGAGGTGCGGGCGGGGGAGTGCGTCGGTTTGATCGGGCCGAGCGGTGCCGGCAAGTCGACGCTGCTCGCGGTCCTGCTCGGCTTCGTCGAGCCCGAGTCCGGCCGGGTCCTGGTGGGCGGGCATGACCTCGCGGACCTCCCGGTGGACGCCTGGCGCGAGCAGGTCGCGTGGGTACCGCAGAAGCCGCACCTGTTCGCGGTGTCCGTCGCCGACAACATCCGGCTGGGACGGCCGTGCGCGCCGATCGAGGACGTCGTGGCAGCAGCCCGTGCCGCATCGGCGGACGAGTTCGTCACGCGCCTGACCGACGGGTACGACACCATCCTCGGCGAGAACGGAACGGGACTGTCCATGGGGCAACGCCAGCGGATCGCGATCGCCCGCGCCTTCCTGCGCGACGCGCCCATCCTCCTGCTCGACGAGGCCACGGCCCATCTCGACCCGGCGAGTGAGGCGGCGGTCGCGGCCGCGTCCGCACGGCTGATGGCGGGACGTACAACGCTGGTCATCGCCCACCGCCCGGCACTGCTCGACCACGTCGACCGGGTCGTCGAAGTCCACAGCGGCCGGGTTGCCGGGCGAACTCGGAGCACCGTATGA
- the cydC gene encoding thiol reductant ABC exporter subunit CydC, translating into MNRRLLLAVVAAVAAELAAVALMGTAAWLIARASEHPSISAVAVAIVVVRALALGRGVLRYADRLLGHDVALAAVTRKRTRVYEALIPLAPDGIGAFRSGDLLTRLVDDVDSVQELLLRCLIPATVAAGVVISAAGFTAALSPPTAVILVAGLVVAGILVPWLVFVSTRAKKDPGALAAHTTDLLRGAADLAACNATGSAVATARRLSAQVAASERRRAMTSGLATAAILFIQGATVIAAVISVRHAGLPLATAIVLVVLTLAAFEVITPLPGAARKLRDVRTSAHRLESVTNAPAPVAEPTESATPAGNTLEIRGLRVPGRLDGPVDLVVGPGRTVVIAGPSGAGKSTLLAALMRFVDYEGSIAIGGRDLRSVHGDDVRALITGVTQDAYVFDASFRDNLAFVKPEATRDELAGAARRARLLDWIESLPDGWDTRTGAGGVSMSGGQRQRLLLARALLADPAVLLLDEPTEGLDHDTAEALLADLRAATRDRATVLVTHSPAAHAIADEIHSLGGSGPDRTCMDFPNV; encoded by the coding sequence ATGAACCGCCGGTTGCTGCTCGCGGTGGTTGCCGCGGTCGCGGCCGAGCTGGCAGCCGTGGCGTTGATGGGCACCGCTGCTTGGCTCATCGCACGCGCTTCCGAACACCCGTCGATATCGGCTGTGGCGGTGGCCATTGTCGTCGTACGGGCACTCGCGCTCGGCCGTGGCGTTCTCCGTTACGCCGACCGGCTGCTCGGGCACGATGTGGCACTGGCCGCCGTGACCAGGAAACGCACTCGCGTGTACGAGGCACTGATACCACTCGCGCCGGACGGTATCGGGGCGTTCCGCAGCGGAGATCTGCTGACACGGCTGGTGGACGATGTCGACTCTGTACAGGAGCTGTTGCTGCGCTGCCTGATCCCGGCAACAGTCGCTGCCGGGGTCGTGATATCGGCGGCCGGGTTCACCGCCGCGCTGTCGCCGCCCACGGCTGTGATACTCGTGGCGGGACTTGTTGTTGCGGGGATTCTGGTTCCCTGGTTGGTTTTCGTGTCCACACGTGCCAAGAAGGACCCGGGCGCGCTGGCCGCGCACACCACCGACCTGCTGCGAGGCGCAGCGGATCTCGCCGCCTGCAACGCGACCGGCTCAGCGGTGGCGACCGCGCGGCGACTCAGCGCTCAGGTGGCCGCGTCAGAGCGCCGCAGGGCGATGACATCGGGCCTTGCCACAGCAGCGATCCTGTTCATCCAAGGAGCGACTGTGATCGCCGCCGTCATCTCCGTCCGGCACGCGGGACTTCCACTGGCCACTGCCATTGTGCTTGTCGTGCTGACACTGGCGGCGTTCGAGGTGATCACGCCGCTGCCCGGCGCCGCCCGGAAACTCCGTGACGTCCGGACGTCCGCCCATCGGCTGGAATCGGTGACGAACGCGCCGGCACCCGTCGCGGAACCGACGGAATCGGCCACACCGGCTGGGAACACGCTGGAAATACGGGGACTTCGCGTCCCGGGGAGGCTCGACGGCCCCGTCGACCTCGTGGTCGGGCCAGGCCGGACGGTCGTCATCGCCGGACCGAGTGGTGCCGGGAAGTCGACCTTGCTGGCCGCGTTGATGCGTTTCGTCGACTACGAGGGGAGCATCGCGATCGGCGGCCGTGACCTGAGGTCGGTGCACGGCGACGACGTACGCGCCCTGATCACCGGTGTGACGCAGGACGCGTATGTCTTCGACGCGAGCTTCCGGGACAACCTGGCCTTCGTCAAGCCGGAGGCCACTCGCGACGAACTTGCCGGCGCGGCACGGCGGGCCCGGCTGCTCGACTGGATCGAATCCCTGCCGGACGGCTGGGACACCCGGACAGGAGCGGGTGGGGTGTCCATGTCGGGCGGGCAACGGCAGCGCCTGCTCCTCGCCCGTGCTTTGCTGGCCGACCCGGCGGTACTGCTGCTCGACGAACCCACCGAAGGGCTGGACCACGACACGGCCGAGGCGTTGCTGGCCGATTTGCGGGCCGCGACGAGGGATCGTGCCACCGTGCTGGTGACGCACAGCCCTGCCGCGCACGCGATCGCCGACGAGATCCACTCGTTGGGCGGCAGCGGCCCGGACCGAACATGCATGGACTTTCCAAATGTTTGA